The Ignavibacteria bacterium genome contains a region encoding:
- a CDS encoding amino acid adenylation domain-containing protein: MTDDTDTNMHTEESPGNSEEVYVFPASYAQQRLWFLDQFEPGSPYYNIPSAMRIKGKFDIPVFKKVLGEIVRRHEALRTNFLSLEGKPVQVISKSVDVPFLVLDLKKMPEEEKELEIKRILKEKARCSFDLLKDPLLKVTVLELGPVDHVVIVVMHHIISDGWSMGLFVQEISTLYNAFSLGIPSPMPELTIQYADFSMWQKEFMQGERLEKELSYWKRKLEGSSQVLRLPTDRPRPSVWTNNGATLSRTIPQSALDGLMELCRKEKVTLFMTLMASFQILLYKYSSQHDISVGTPIANRTRRELEGIIGLFINTIVIRTEIDEAVSFRDYLKKVRTVTLEGYENQDLPFEFLVEKLQPGRDMSYQPMFQVMFILQNLPLNSQPFHGLDFRMLDVDMGTSTFDITLTVAETYEGLDATIEYNTDLFDESTISRMLRHYENLINHILLKPEESISSLSMMDESERNMLLYEWNHSEVEFEEYEVIQSLFEKQAELCPDETALTFEGSSLSYRELNERSNQFAHRLIRQGVGPEDIVGILLERSLDMMTGVLGVLKSGAAYLPLDASYPVDRLSFMLEDAGVKTLVTQSNLRNILPEYDGSVILIDTEWDEISRESIMNPVCPSDKNNLAYVIYTSGSTGRPKGTMIQHASLINAYQSWEMAYELTTRARSHLQMASFSFDVFAGDWTRALCSGGKLVIAPREILLEGEKLYNLMRQEGVNIAEFVPAVLRNLIQYLDTSGNNLNFFHLLIAGSDVWYAGEYRKFLKYCGENTRLINSFGLTEATIDSSYFESTNLDIPNDRLVPIGRPFSNMTLYVLDRNLEPLAPGLTGELYVGGKGLARGYLKRPDVTAEKFIPDPFSKIPGQRLYKTGDMARFLPDGNVEFLGRMDNQIKLRGLRVELGEIETAVSEFDSVRDSVVIAREDTPGDKKIVAYIVTRDGNPIPAPELKHFLADRLPEYMIPSAFVTLEKLPVTPNGKVDRRALPAPDVNEIMKEMESNYVAPRSVAEGVIASIWSGVLKVPKIGINDNFFELGGHSLLATQVISRIRTAFNIEIPLRSIFENPTVARMGQIVEKEEMKKNGLISRPVLPAPREALIPLSFAQERLWFLDQLEPGNSFYNMPETYRIKGKLDKYILEESLNEVVRRHEILRTSFLTVDGKPSAVISPELKIMIGFTDLSIYPSEEQDKIIENISLREAQRYIPLTEAPLFRTTLLKVSEEDYIIKVILHHIITDEWSSGIMLREIALMYNALLLNTKPSLPELNIQYTDYAFWQREYLRGENLERQLSYWKDKLSGIPLSLELPFDHPRPPIQTYRGDYISLDLNPELVKALRDFNRQSGVTLFMTMLSCFQVLLYRLSGQMDIVIGTPVANRSKEELEALIGFFVNTLVLRCRISRNMKFLDLLKETTESSLEAFTYQELPFEMLVDALQPERTLSHSPLFQVMFAMQNMPLTDYELAPGIRIIPHEIKLNTSEFDLTLFIAEKSDESISMAFEYNTDLFEKETIEMFFRHYKSIIECVLINNDLAISDIPLLSREEEIAVTEKLAEGHSANVSLSQLVHEAFETTASLKMNSPALIFMGRAMTYGELNSRSNKLAHYLMKKGAGPETAVGIALKKSPELIISLLAVLKSGGCYIPLDMNYPLERLDYIVQDSKLKLLITEKELASKFSGDVVETILIDTLWDEIEKESALNPALNRPLEDNLAYIIYTSGSTGRPKGTMITHRNLMNYLSWCISTYPLNEETGSVFHLSISFDAAVTSIYPALLSGSPVKIIPDGTDIYRLGQELFESGTVGTLKLTPAHMDVLQEQLKNAEANNDGNASLRLKAFVVGGENLTRKQISYYQDKYPETLIYNEYGPTEAAVGCIVYEASGLKTEGSVPIGRVIPGVYVCLLDENMNIAPVNTPAELYIGGLGLSRGYLERPDLTAEKFIPDPFSSAPGMRLYKTGDKVKLLRNGSIEFLGRLDEQLKLHGYRIEPGEIEAALMQHSAVKEALVLKHTTEEKLVAYCIPRNEHIPETKEIREYLEKKVPSYMVPSVFMFIEQFPLTVNGKIDRKKLPEPRLERAEITEGYIAPVTEAELLMAGIWQSVLNVDKVGITDNFFELGGDSIISIQLVSRANQAGFRLTPRDIFQNPTVKSLALAANGGRVIKAPQGIVSGQIPLSPVQHWFFEQSLYNIHHYNQSLLFEVEHTLDITLLETVLKEILIHHDALRICFNKNEETWEQFNRGIDKIAPLIRVDLSAQPEEELPRQIEKLSSEFQASLDISSEPLKMAYFDTGKNRKNYLFIAVHHLLIDAVSWRILLDDFQTAYTEASQLKKIRLPLKTSSFMDWSKRLNEYAQTPEVAAEFDFWQKLKNSEASAIPADYKSNDGNLEQTAGTLRNSLEAEDTGTLLKELPKVLNAEIMHPLLTALVRAFNSKTGKTGLLIELESHGRVDLFPDLDVSRTIGWFTSIYPVYLELGNSESLKESVEKVKEQMNAIPNNGIGFGMLKYLSKDKSLISEMQRLPKPEIAFNYLGQFDDRTSAESSILPAQPTKGEERSPHNKRSYLIEITAAVVNGRLNLEWTYNSKIYKENTMLLLANAYLEEIRAIVNLVRSQKIDLRAKDYSDLGWNTQEVDDILSVINRMKE; the protein is encoded by the coding sequence ATGACTGATGATACCGATACCAATATGCATACTGAAGAATCTCCTGGAAATAGTGAGGAGGTTTATGTTTTCCCTGCTTCCTACGCGCAGCAGAGGCTGTGGTTCCTGGATCAGTTTGAGCCTGGAAGCCCGTACTACAACATACCTTCGGCAATGAGGATAAAAGGGAAGTTCGACATACCAGTATTTAAGAAGGTGCTGGGTGAAATCGTAAGACGCCACGAGGCCTTAAGGACAAACTTCCTATCCCTGGAGGGAAAGCCCGTCCAGGTGATCTCAAAAAGTGTGGATGTCCCTTTCCTGGTCCTGGACCTTAAGAAGATGCCTGAAGAGGAAAAGGAACTGGAAATTAAGCGTATATTAAAGGAGAAAGCCAGGTGCTCCTTCGACCTCTTAAAAGACCCGCTTCTTAAGGTCACGGTTCTTGAATTAGGCCCTGTGGATCACGTGGTCATAGTAGTCATGCACCACATTATCTCGGACGGCTGGTCAATGGGCCTGTTCGTGCAGGAAATATCCACGCTTTACAACGCTTTCTCCCTGGGGATCCCGTCCCCCATGCCGGAGCTCACCATTCAGTACGCCGACTTCTCCATGTGGCAGAAGGAGTTCATGCAGGGAGAAAGGCTCGAAAAAGAGCTCTCCTACTGGAAACGTAAGCTTGAGGGGTCATCTCAGGTCCTGAGGCTTCCAACAGACAGGCCGAGGCCTTCGGTCTGGACCAATAACGGAGCAACTTTGTCCAGAACAATTCCACAGTCTGCACTGGATGGCTTAATGGAACTGTGCCGGAAAGAGAAGGTCACTCTTTTCATGACGCTCATGGCCTCTTTCCAGATACTGCTTTATAAGTACTCCTCTCAGCACGACATCAGTGTAGGTACACCGATTGCAAACCGTACAAGGAGGGAGCTTGAGGGGATAATAGGCCTTTTTATCAACACAATTGTAATCAGAACAGAAATAGATGAAGCTGTGTCCTTCCGTGACTACCTTAAGAAAGTAAGGACAGTGACGCTGGAAGGCTATGAAAACCAGGACCTCCCATTTGAGTTCCTGGTCGAAAAGCTCCAGCCCGGGCGTGACATGAGCTACCAGCCTATGTTCCAGGTCATGTTCATACTCCAGAACCTCCCCTTGAACTCACAGCCCTTTCATGGCCTGGACTTCAGGATGCTGGACGTTGATATGGGGACCTCTACATTTGACATCACGCTTACTGTGGCCGAGACATATGAGGGGCTGGATGCCACGATAGAATACAATACGGACCTTTTTGATGAAAGTACAATAAGCCGTATGCTGAGGCACTATGAAAACCTGATAAACCACATACTCCTTAAGCCCGAAGAAAGCATCAGTAGCCTCAGTATGATGGATGAAAGTGAACGGAATATGCTGCTCTATGAGTGGAATCATTCAGAAGTGGAATTTGAAGAGTATGAGGTAATACAAAGCCTCTTTGAAAAGCAGGCTGAACTATGTCCTGATGAGACTGCACTTACTTTTGAGGGGAGTTCATTGTCCTACAGAGAGCTGAATGAAAGGTCAAACCAGTTTGCCCACAGGCTCATAAGACAGGGCGTCGGTCCTGAAGACATAGTTGGAATCCTGCTTGAGCGCTCACTGGATATGATGACTGGTGTCCTGGGGGTCTTGAAGTCAGGCGCGGCATACCTCCCCCTGGATGCCTCATACCCGGTAGACCGCCTGAGCTTTATGCTCGAGGATGCGGGTGTAAAGACGCTTGTTACGCAAAGTAACTTACGAAATATCCTGCCTGAGTATGATGGAAGCGTTATCCTGATCGACACTGAGTGGGATGAGATATCACGTGAAAGCATAATGAACCCGGTCTGTCCATCAGATAAAAACAATCTGGCTTACGTCATCTATACCTCCGGCTCTACCGGCAGGCCCAAGGGGACTATGATTCAGCACGCAAGTCTCATTAATGCATATCAGTCCTGGGAAATGGCTTATGAACTTACTACACGCGCCCGCTCCCACCTCCAGATGGCCAGCTTTTCTTTTGACGTCTTTGCAGGGGACTGGACACGCGCCCTGTGCTCGGGCGGAAAACTTGTAATTGCCCCCAGGGAAATACTCCTCGAAGGCGAAAAACTCTATAACCTTATGAGGCAGGAGGGAGTAAACATTGCGGAATTCGTCCCTGCGGTCCTCAGGAATTTAATCCAGTACCTGGATACTAGCGGCAATAACCTGAACTTCTTTCACCTCTTGATTGCAGGCTCCGACGTCTGGTACGCGGGTGAATACAGGAAATTCCTAAAATACTGCGGGGAAAATACCCGGCTCATTAATTCCTTCGGCCTTACAGAAGCTACAATTGACAGCTCCTATTTTGAAAGCACAAACCTCGACATCCCTAACGACCGCCTGGTCCCGATAGGACGCCCGTTTTCAAATATGACTCTCTATGTGCTCGATCGGAATCTTGAGCCCCTGGCACCGGGACTTACAGGGGAGCTTTATGTGGGGGGAAAAGGACTGGCAAGAGGATACCTTAAACGCCCGGACGTAACTGCGGAGAAGTTTATCCCTGATCCGTTTTCAAAAATTCCGGGACAAAGGCTTTATAAAACGGGCGACATGGCAAGATTCCTCCCTGACGGTAACGTCGAGTTCCTGGGTAGAATGGATAACCAGATTAAGCTCAGGGGACTGAGAGTTGAACTTGGAGAAATTGAAACCGCAGTCTCGGAATTTGATAGCGTCAGGGACTCTGTTGTAATTGCAAGAGAGGACACTCCGGGGGATAAAAAAATAGTTGCATACATCGTAACACGCGACGGCAATCCTATCCCGGCGCCTGAACTGAAGCACTTCCTGGCGGACCGTCTTCCTGAATACATGATCCCTTCGGCTTTTGTCACATTGGAGAAATTGCCCGTGACTCCGAACGGGAAAGTCGACAGGCGCGCCTTGCCCGCTCCCGACGTAAATGAAATTATGAAGGAAATGGAATCAAATTACGTGGCGCCGCGATCTGTAGCCGAGGGGGTGATTGCCTCTATATGGTCCGGCGTCCTGAAAGTCCCTAAGATCGGCATAAACGATAACTTTTTTGAGCTCGGGGGCCACTCGCTTCTGGCTACACAGGTGATCTCAAGAATAAGAACTGCCTTTAACATTGAAATTCCCTTGCGCAGCATTTTTGAAAATCCTACTGTAGCCCGAATGGGGCAGATAGTAGAAAAAGAAGAAATGAAGAAAAATGGTCTCATAAGCCGTCCTGTTCTTCCTGCCCCGCGTGAGGCCTTAATACCTCTGTCCTTTGCCCAGGAAAGACTCTGGTTCTTGGATCAGCTTGAGCCGGGCAATTCTTTTTATAATATGCCTGAAACTTACAGAATAAAGGGAAAACTGGATAAGTATATTCTTGAAGAAAGCCTGAACGAAGTTGTAAGGCGCCATGAAATTCTGAGAACTTCGTTTTTAACAGTAGACGGTAAGCCTTCGGCAGTAATATCGCCTGAACTGAAAATTATGATCGGCTTTACAGACCTGTCTATATATCCTTCAGAAGAACAGGATAAAATAATTGAGAACATATCTCTTCGTGAAGCACAAAGATATATCCCGCTTACCGAGGCTCCGTTGTTCAGAACCACGCTCCTGAAAGTTTCAGAAGAAGATTATATTATTAAAGTGATACTCCACCACATCATTACAGATGAGTGGTCTTCGGGCATAATGCTGAGGGAAATTGCACTTATGTATAATGCGCTGTTATTAAACACTAAACCCTCTCTTCCTGAGCTTAATATTCAGTACACAGATTATGCCTTCTGGCAGAGGGAGTACTTAAGGGGTGAAAACCTTGAGCGTCAGCTTTCATACTGGAAAGATAAGCTCTCAGGCATCCCGCTTTCACTTGAACTCCCATTTGACCACCCGAGACCCCCAATTCAGACATACAGGGGAGACTACATAAGTCTGGACCTAAATCCTGAACTGGTAAAAGCCCTAAGAGACTTCAACAGGCAAAGTGGTGTGACACTGTTTATGACCATGCTCTCATGCTTCCAGGTGCTGCTCTACAGGCTGAGTGGGCAAATGGACATCGTAATCGGCACACCCGTAGCAAATAGGAGTAAAGAGGAACTTGAGGCTCTCATTGGATTTTTTGTCAATACACTCGTCTTAAGATGCAGAATTAGCAGGAATATGAAGTTCCTTGATCTCTTAAAAGAAACAACAGAATCATCCCTCGAGGCCTTTACATACCAGGAGCTCCCATTTGAAATGCTCGTTGATGCTCTTCAGCCCGAAAGGACACTCAGCCATTCACCCCTGTTCCAGGTCATGTTTGCAATGCAGAATATGCCTTTAACAGATTATGAACTTGCACCCGGCATAAGAATTATTCCGCATGAAATTAAATTAAATACTTCAGAATTTGACCTCACTCTTTTTATCGCTGAAAAGTCGGACGAGAGCATTTCCATGGCTTTTGAATACAACACGGACCTCTTTGAAAAAGAGACAATTGAAATGTTCTTCCGGCACTATAAGTCTATAATTGAATGCGTGCTGATAAATAACGATCTGGCAATTTCAGATATACCTCTTTTAAGCCGTGAGGAGGAAATTGCGGTTACTGAAAAATTAGCTGAAGGTCACTCCGCAAATGTCAGCCTCAGCCAGTTGGTCCATGAAGCCTTTGAAACAACTGCATCGTTAAAAATGAATAGTCCGGCGCTCATTTTCATGGGGCGCGCAATGACATATGGCGAACTGAACAGCCGAAGCAATAAGCTTGCCCACTACCTCATGAAAAAAGGCGCGGGCCCGGAGACTGCAGTGGGTATTGCACTTAAGAAATCCCCTGAACTCATTATAAGCCTCCTTGCCGTACTGAAGTCCGGCGGATGCTATATCCCCCTCGATATGAATTATCCCTTGGAAAGACTGGACTATATAGTACAGGATTCAAAATTAAAACTCCTTATAACAGAAAAAGAACTGGCTTCAAAGTTCAGCGGCGATGTAGTAGAAACCATACTTATAGACACCCTGTGGGATGAAATTGAAAAAGAAAGCGCCTTGAACCCGGCGCTCAACAGGCCTCTTGAAGACAACCTGGCATACATAATCTATACCTCTGGTTCAACGGGCAGGCCCAAGGGTACCATGATTACACACAGGAACCTTATGAATTACCTCTCCTGGTGCATTTCCACATATCCTCTTAATGAAGAAACCGGATCGGTATTCCACCTGAGCATATCTTTTGACGCTGCTGTTACCTCCATATATCCTGCGCTTCTTTCAGGCAGCCCGGTTAAAATAATCCCTGACGGCACGGATATCTACCGCCTGGGGCAGGAGCTCTTTGAAAGTGGAACAGTTGGTACACTTAAGCTTACACCTGCACATATGGACGTTCTTCAGGAACAGCTGAAAAATGCAGAAGCCAATAATGACGGAAATGCCTCTTTACGCCTAAAGGCTTTTGTAGTGGGAGGGGAGAACCTTACCCGAAAACAAATATCTTACTACCAGGATAAATACCCTGAAACTCTGATCTATAACGAGTATGGGCCTACTGAGGCTGCAGTCGGCTGCATCGTCTATGAAGCTTCTGGACTAAAGACCGAAGGCTCTGTCCCCATCGGCAGGGTAATACCGGGCGTTTATGTATGCCTCCTGGATGAAAACATGAATATTGCCCCGGTGAATACTCCGGCAGAACTATATATCGGCGGACTTGGACTTTCCAGAGGCTACCTGGAAAGACCTGACCTTACGGCAGAAAAGTTCATACCCGATCCCTTTTCCTCTGCACCGGGCATGAGGCTCTATAAGACAGGTGACAAGGTAAAGCTCTTAAGAAACGGCAGCATTGAATTCCTCGGCAGACTTGACGAACAGCTGAAACTGCACGGATACAGAATTGAGCCCGGTGAAATTGAGGCTGCCTTAATGCAGCATTCAGCGGTAAAAGAGGCACTTGTCTTAAAACATACTACTGAAGAAAAACTTGTAGCCTACTGCATCCCGCGAAATGAACACATCCCCGAAACAAAAGAAATTAGGGAATACCTTGAGAAAAAAGTCCCTTCTTATATGGTGCCTTCAGTATTTATGTTCATTGAACAGTTCCCGCTTACCGTAAACGGGAAAATTGACAGGAAAAAACTTCCTGAACCCAGGCTTGAACGTGCAGAAATAACTGAAGGCTATATTGCTCCCGTAACAGAAGCCGAACTCCTTATGGCAGGTATCTGGCAGAGCGTACTGAATGTCGACAAGGTCGGTATAACAGACAACTTTTTTGAGCTTGGCGGGGATTCAATTATCTCAATCCAGCTCGTCTCAAGGGCTAACCAGGCGGGCTTCCGCCTGACACCAAGGGACATTTTCCAGAACCCTACTGTTAAAAGCCTTGCCCTTGCTGCAAATGGCGGCCGCGTCATAAAAGCCCCGCAGGGAATTGTATCGGGCCAGATCCCGCTTTCTCCGGTGCAGCACTGGTTCTTTGAACAGTCGCTGTATAATATCCATCATTATAACCAGTCATTGCTCTTTGAAGTGGAACATACTCTGGACATCACTCTGCTGGAAACGGTGCTGAAAGAAATTTTAATTCACCACGACGCTTTAAGAATATGTTTTAATAAAAATGAAGAAACGTGGGAGCAGTTTAACAGGGGAATTGACAAAATTGCACCTCTTATAAGAGTGGATCTTTCGGCTCAGCCTGAGGAAGAGCTGCCCCGCCAGATTGAAAAACTCTCGTCTGAATTTCAGGCAAGCCTCGATATCAGCAGTGAACCTTTGAAAATGGCGTACTTTGACACGGGGAAAAACAGGAAGAATTATTTATTCATTGCCGTACACCACCTTTTAATTGACGCCGTTTCATGGAGAATATTGCTGGATGACTTCCAGACTGCGTACACAGAGGCCTCTCAGCTAAAAAAGATCAGACTGCCCCTTAAGACCAGTTCCTTTATGGATTGGTCAAAGAGACTAAATGAGTATGCACAAACGCCTGAAGTTGCTGCAGAATTCGATTTCTGGCAAAAACTGAAGAATTCTGAGGCGTCTGCAATTCCAGCCGACTATAAGTCCAATGACGGGAACCTTGAACAAACAGCCGGAACCCTCCGCAACTCCCTTGAAGCAGAGGATACAGGAACTTTGCTTAAGGAATTGCCTAAAGTGCTGAATGCGGAAATTATGCACCCATTGCTGACAGCCCTCGTAAGGGCATTCAATAGTAAAACGGGAAAAACCGGCCTCTTAATTGAACTTGAAAGCCACGGAAGGGTGGATTTGTTCCCGGACCTGGATGTCTCCCGCACTATAGGATGGTTTACCAGTATCTATCCTGTCTACCTTGAGCTCGGGAATTCTGAGAGCCTGAAGGAGTCAGTTGAAAAGGTGAAAGAGCAGATGAATGCCATCCCGAATAACGGCATCGGCTTCGGAATGCTTAAATACCTCTCAAAGGATAAATCTCTCATTTCAGAGATGCAGAGGCTCCCAAAGCCTGAAATTGCCTTTAACTACCTGGGGCAATTTGATGACAGGACTTCTGCCGAGTCTTCAATCCTCCCGGCGCAGCCCACTAAGGGAGAAGAAAGAAGCCCGCATAATAAACGCTCCTACCTTATTGAAATTACTGCTGCTGTGGTAAACGGCAGGCTTAACCTGGAATGGACCTACAACAGTAAAATATATAAGGAAAATACAATGCTTCTTCTTGCAAACGCTTATCTGGAAGAGATTAGGGCAATAGTAAATCTGGTGAGATCACAGAAGATAGATCTCAGAGCCAAAGATTATTCTGATTTAGGCTGGAACACTCAGGAAGTCGATGATATACTCTCGGTGATAAACCGCATGAAGGAATAG